GGGCGGTCGCGAGCTCCACGGGGGTACGGCCCGCGGCCTCCTCGCCCATCCGCAGCATCAGCTTGCGCACCCGGCGGGCCAGCCCCTCGATCGACTCGCCCGCCTCGTCCACCCACACCGGGGGAGCCAGCAGCAGATTGCAGGCAAGACCGACGACCGCGCCGATCAGCGTCTCCACCACACGTGCCCAGGCCGTGTCCCCGACCGTCGTCACGCCGAGGACCAGCATCGCGCTGATCGCCACCTCGGGCACGAACTCCTCGACCCGCACGAGCCGTCCGACCACCAGGGACGCCACGATCAGCAGGCCCAGGCTCCACCAGGTCAGACCCACCAGCAGACTGAAGGCGATGGCGACGAGGACCCCGGTCACCACCGAGTTCACCCGGCGGATGCCGGTGGTGAGCGTGGAGTAGAGGGTGACCTGGACGACGAGCAGCGCGGTCAGGGGCGCGGTGAGCGGCGCCGCCTCGGGGCTGAGCCGGAGCGCGATGACGTACGCGATCGTCGCCGCGGCCGCCGACCGCAGCGTCTGCACGACCACGGGGTCCCGGCGCCGCTTCACAAACCGCACCAGGGACGCCGTCCACTCACGTACATCTCGCATCCTCAGGGTGTTCCTCTTCCACGTAAGCGCCCGGTGCACGCTTGCGGACCGTAACTGTCCGCGAGCGTGCCCACAGTGTGGGGTACGGCCGGTCGACGGCAAGGGACCGGGCAGGTGACGGCAGACACCCGGAATGACCTGGAGTGACTCCGGGGAGCACCTCAGCCGCCGACGCCCGCCTTCAGCGCGTGGAGGCGGCCCGGCTGCGGGACCGGTAGACCGCGATCTTCGCCAGATTGCCGCAGCGGTCCATCGAGCACCAGCGGCGCCGCCGCGCCTGGGAGTCGTCCAGGAACAGCAGCGAGCAGCCCGGGTTCTCGCACTCCTTGACCCGGTCGAGAAGCGGGCCTCGCACCAGGAGTACGGCGTCCCGGGCCACCGTCGCCAGGGCCGCGCGGGCCGGACTGCGCGCGCTCCAGCGGGCCGGGCCCAGCTGGGGCGCGAGGTCGGGCTGGGCGGCGGAAGCGTTGACCCGCTCGACGTCGGCCGCGT
This is a stretch of genomic DNA from Streptomyces sp. NBC_00285. It encodes these proteins:
- a CDS encoding CGNR zinc finger domain-containing protein, producing the protein MTGSPAPADPALAFPFIGGRPCLDFAATLGKRHATALERLPDPAALARWFAEAELAVDKGPVRVTARDLAEARLLREALYGLVRAAMAGRQPDAADVERVNASAAQPDLAPQLGPARWSARSPARAALATVARDAVLLVRGPLLDRVKECENPGCSLLFLDDSQARRRRWCSMDRCGNLAKIAVYRSRSRAASTR